One stretch of Saccharomonospora xinjiangensis XJ-54 DNA includes these proteins:
- a CDS encoding type VII secretion system-associated protein, whose protein sequence is MAQRDDSHRLVPEQSAAVRKPEITAEMRANAKANPGSWLYVIDEAFDPRGNVPTWAVVGAYPVNAGGEIVDDFHFNDQYRPSPQALGFPDPSSELEYLLQLIYTRHRPEEDLAPAVLDAELYVFAYTPAQRTLVGFHDLHGDVVVPAYTARSLAPRDWPHARKVRGRDVIDLLGGNPLALNPDDVITAVVTQEELEHARTHLR, encoded by the coding sequence ATGGCCCAGCGCGACGACTCACACCGCCTCGTTCCCGAGCAGTCCGCCGCTGTCAGGAAACCCGAGATCACGGCAGAGATGCGCGCGAACGCGAAGGCGAATCCGGGTAGCTGGCTGTATGTCATCGACGAGGCGTTCGACCCGCGAGGCAACGTGCCGACATGGGCGGTCGTCGGGGCCTATCCCGTCAACGCGGGCGGCGAGATCGTTGACGACTTCCACTTCAACGATCAGTACCGGCCCTCGCCTCAGGCACTGGGATTCCCCGACCCGAGCAGCGAACTCGAGTACCTGCTCCAGCTGATCTACACGCGGCACCGCCCCGAGGAGGACCTCGCGCCCGCGGTGCTGGACGCCGAGCTGTACGTGTTCGCCTACACACCGGCACAGCGCACGCTGGTCGGGTTCCACGACCTCCACGGCGACGTCGTCGTACCCGCCTACACGGCGAGGTCCCTGGCTCCCCGCGACTGGCCGCATGCGAGGAAGGTGCGGGGCAGGGACGTCATCGACCTGCTCGGCGGCAACCCGCTGGCGCTGAACCCGGACGACGTCATCACAGCCGTGGTGACGCAGGAAGAGCTGGAACACGCGCGTACCCACCTGCGCTGA
- a CDS encoding sterol carrier family protein: MPSSRLIDPGELRAACEAVVPWLDGEMPRPARPELAKAVRLTLKTLAAVAPGRSVEVRVPPFAAVQCAEGPRHTRGTPPNVVETDPRTWLELALGRLKWTDAVEEGRIAASGTRADISTWLPIVRA, from the coding sequence ATGCCGTCTTCACGTTTGATCGATCCCGGCGAGTTGCGTGCCGCGTGCGAGGCCGTCGTGCCATGGCTCGACGGTGAAATGCCCCGGCCCGCGCGTCCCGAGCTGGCGAAAGCCGTGAGGCTGACCCTGAAAACGCTTGCCGCCGTGGCTCCTGGACGGAGTGTCGAGGTGCGCGTGCCGCCGTTCGCCGCCGTCCAATGTGCAGAGGGCCCACGACACACTCGCGGTACGCCTCCGAACGTCGTGGAGACGGACCCGCGAACGTGGCTCGAACTGGCACTCGGCCGTCTGAAGTGGACCGATGCGGTGGAGGAGGGCCGGATCGCCGCGTCAGGAACGCGCGCCGACATCTCGACGTGGCTGCCAATTGTGCGCGCTTAG
- a CDS encoding helix-turn-helix domain-containing protein — protein sequence MAARDGSRAEHSTPTARRMIVGAQLRRLREQSGITRGDAGYHIRASESKISRLELGRVGFKERDVADLLTLYGVTGDEERRVLLDMAKEANQPGWWQKFNDYTPKWFEPFLGLEEAASRIQTYELQFIPGLLQTEDYARAVITHGLAETASAAAEARVAVRMRRQRLLRRPGAPKLWAVLDESVIRRPLGGRAVHREQLERLLDVTTLPNVTVQVVPYERSGYAADGAFTLLRFAEPELPNIGYVDHIAGGIFLERADEIELIGRSLDRLAVDAETPERSRQLIAKVLSES from the coding sequence ATGGCTGCGCGAGACGGTTCCCGGGCCGAGCACAGTACCCCCACGGCTCGTCGGATGATCGTCGGTGCGCAACTTCGCCGCCTGCGCGAACAGTCGGGTATCACGAGGGGCGACGCGGGCTATCACATCCGCGCCTCCGAATCCAAAATCAGCAGGCTCGAGCTCGGCAGGGTCGGGTTCAAGGAGCGCGACGTCGCCGACCTGCTCACCCTGTACGGCGTCACAGGCGACGAAGAACGCCGAGTCCTGCTCGACATGGCCAAGGAGGCCAACCAGCCGGGCTGGTGGCAGAAGTTCAACGACTACACGCCCAAATGGTTCGAACCCTTCCTCGGGCTCGAAGAGGCCGCGTCGCGCATCCAGACGTACGAACTCCAGTTCATCCCCGGCCTGTTGCAGACGGAGGACTACGCGCGGGCGGTGATCACGCACGGCCTCGCCGAGACGGCGAGTGCTGCGGCGGAGGCGAGGGTCGCGGTGCGGATGCGCAGGCAGCGGCTGTTGCGGCGGCCGGGCGCGCCGAAGTTGTGGGCGGTACTCGACGAGTCGGTCATCCGTCGCCCGCTCGGCGGTCGCGCGGTGCATCGGGAGCAGCTCGAACGGCTCCTCGACGTGACGACACTGCCCAACGTCACGGTGCAGGTCGTGCCGTACGAGCGCAGTGGCTACGCGGCTGACGGGGCGTTCACTCTGCTGCGGTTCGCCGAACCCGAGTTGCCGAACATCGGCTATGTGGACCACATCGCGGGCGGCATCTTCCTGGAGCGGGCCGATGAGATCGAGCTGATCGGGCGGTCGCTCGACCGGCTCGCCGTGGATGCGGAGACCCCGGAGCGGTCCCGTCAACTGATCGCCAAAGTTCTCTCCGAGAGCTGA
- a CDS encoding DUF397 domain-containing protein produces MAKAIGNGAASVSSSALAGLAWRKSSYSGSMGNCVEVARLSTGDVAVRNSRDPHGAALVYTKAEIAAFLAGAKDGEFDDLAV; encoded by the coding sequence ATGGCGAAGGCGATCGGCAACGGCGCCGCGAGTGTCTCTTCGAGCGCGTTGGCCGGCCTGGCATGGCGCAAGAGCTCGTACAGCGGCTCGATGGGCAACTGTGTCGAGGTCGCGAGGCTGAGCACAGGCGACGTGGCCGTGCGTAACTCCCGTGATCCGCACGGTGCCGCGCTCGTCTACACGAAGGCCGAGATCGCCGCGTTTCTCGCGGGCGCCAAGGACGGTGAGTTCGATGACCTCGCCGTCTGA
- the purF gene encoding amidophosphoribosyltransferase — protein MDQVRADQVEPEPREECGVFGVWAPGEDVSKLTYYGLYALQHRGQEAAGISVSDGKQIVVFKDLGLVSQVFDEQVLSSLQGHVAVGHCRYSTTGAGTWENAQPVFRSTRADTGLSLGHNGNLVNTHELHERARELGIVERGGATSDSDLLCGLLAHAAPDKGIEAAALDLLPTVRGAFCLVFADETTLYAARDPHGVRPLVLGRLERGWVVASETAALDIVGASFVREVEPGELIAIDTEGLRSSRFANPEPKGCVFEYVYLARPDTTIAGRSVHATRVEIGRRLAAEHPADADLVIPVPESGTPAAIGYAQGSGIPYGSGLVKNNYVGRTFIQPSQTIRQLGIRLKLNPLREVIRGKRLVVVDDSIVRGNTQRALVRMLRESGALEVHVRIASPPVRWPCFYGIDFASKAELVANGADLDGIRRSIGADSLGYVSLDGLVAASEQPASRLCAACFDGKYPIPLPDEELIGKHVLENLGQDGAAQQTTGEPSRLPTSAPGYGAEDAVRRP, from the coding sequence GTGGATCAGGTCCGGGCGGATCAGGTGGAGCCGGAGCCTCGTGAGGAGTGCGGCGTCTTCGGCGTGTGGGCACCGGGCGAGGACGTTTCCAAGCTGACGTACTACGGCCTTTACGCGCTGCAACACCGTGGCCAGGAGGCGGCGGGCATCTCGGTGTCCGACGGTAAGCAGATCGTCGTTTTCAAGGACCTCGGCCTGGTCAGTCAGGTGTTCGACGAGCAGGTGCTGTCGTCGTTGCAGGGCCACGTCGCGGTCGGGCATTGCCGCTACTCCACGACAGGGGCGGGAACCTGGGAGAACGCCCAGCCGGTCTTCCGCTCGACGAGGGCGGACACCGGCCTTTCGCTCGGGCACAACGGAAACCTCGTCAACACACACGAACTGCATGAACGAGCCCGCGAGCTGGGAATCGTCGAGCGCGGTGGCGCGACCTCCGACTCCGATCTGCTGTGCGGCCTTCTCGCGCACGCCGCTCCCGACAAGGGGATCGAAGCTGCGGCTCTCGACCTTCTGCCCACCGTGCGCGGCGCGTTCTGCCTCGTGTTCGCCGACGAGACCACGCTCTACGCGGCGAGGGACCCGCACGGTGTGCGTCCACTGGTGCTCGGCAGGCTCGAGCGCGGCTGGGTCGTGGCGAGTGAGACCGCGGCGCTGGACATCGTCGGAGCCTCCTTCGTGCGTGAGGTGGAGCCCGGCGAACTCATCGCCATCGACACGGAGGGGCTGCGTTCCTCGCGGTTCGCCAATCCCGAGCCGAAAGGATGTGTCTTCGAGTACGTCTATCTCGCACGTCCCGACACCACCATCGCGGGCCGCAGCGTCCACGCCACCCGTGTCGAGATCGGCCGGAGGCTTGCCGCGGAACACCCGGCCGACGCCGATCTCGTCATCCCCGTGCCCGAGTCCGGCACCCCGGCAGCCATCGGGTACGCACAGGGCTCCGGCATCCCGTACGGCTCGGGGCTGGTCAAGAACAACTACGTCGGGCGCACGTTCATCCAGCCGTCGCAGACCATCCGGCAGCTGGGCATCCGGCTGAAGCTGAACCCCCTGCGCGAGGTGATCCGCGGCAAGCGGCTCGTCGTGGTGGACGACTCGATCGTGCGGGGTAACACGCAACGCGCGCTCGTGCGGATGCTGCGCGAGTCGGGCGCGTTGGAGGTGCATGTGCGGATCGCGTCGCCGCCAGTGCGCTGGCCTTGCTTCTACGGCATCGACTTCGCGTCGAAGGCCGAACTCGTGGCCAACGGCGCCGATCTCGACGGCATCCGCCGTTCGATCGGGGCTGACTCGCTGGGTTACGTCTCCCTCGACGGACTCGTCGCCGCGTCCGAACAGCCCGCGTCCAGGCTGTGTGCGGCCTGCTTCGACGGCAAGTACCCCATTCCTCTTCCCGACGAGGAACTCATCGGCAAGCATGTGCTGGAGAACCTCGGTCAGGACGGCGCGGCGCAGCAGACGACGGGTGAGCCGAGTCGTCTCCCCACCTCGGCGCCGGGGTACGGTGCCGAGGATGCCGTCCGGCGTCCCTAG
- the purM gene encoding phosphoribosylformylglycinamidine cyclo-ligase, with protein sequence MSESARATYAAAGVDIDAGDQAVELLKPHAARAARPEVVGGVGGFAGLFALKAGRWTEPLLASSTDGVGTKIAVAQALDKHDTIGIDLVAMVVDDLVVTGAEPLFLQDYIAVGKVVPEKIEAIVSGIAEGCVQAGCALLGGETAEHPGLMGEHDYDVSATGVGVVEASAVLGPDLVRPGDVVIGLGSTGLHSNGYSLARHVLLDIARMPLEGHVEEFGRTLGEELLEPTRIYAKDCLALVAEAEVRTFAHITGGGLQANLERVMPHGLVARLERHTWTPDPVFALIAQRGRVEREEMERTFNMGVGMVVVVSPEDVDRALAVLTARHVPAWVLGEVRPSDDPEGPRVTLTGDHPRF encoded by the coding sequence GTGAGCGAGTCCGCGCGCGCCACGTACGCCGCTGCCGGTGTCGATATCGATGCGGGTGACCAAGCCGTCGAGCTGCTCAAGCCGCATGCCGCGAGGGCGGCCAGGCCCGAGGTGGTGGGCGGTGTCGGTGGGTTCGCCGGACTGTTCGCTCTGAAGGCGGGCCGCTGGACCGAGCCGCTGCTCGCGTCGTCCACCGACGGTGTCGGCACCAAGATCGCCGTCGCTCAGGCGCTCGACAAGCACGACACCATCGGTATCGACCTCGTGGCGATGGTGGTGGACGACCTCGTGGTCACCGGCGCGGAACCGCTTTTCCTCCAGGACTACATCGCGGTCGGCAAGGTGGTGCCTGAGAAGATCGAGGCGATCGTCTCGGGCATCGCGGAGGGCTGCGTCCAAGCCGGTTGCGCGCTGCTCGGTGGCGAGACCGCCGAACACCCCGGCCTGATGGGCGAGCACGACTACGACGTGTCCGCCACAGGTGTCGGCGTGGTGGAGGCTTCCGCTGTGCTCGGGCCCGACCTCGTGCGGCCGGGTGACGTCGTGATCGGACTCGGTTCGACCGGCCTGCACTCGAACGGGTATTCGCTGGCCAGGCATGTGCTGCTCGACATCGCGCGGATGCCGCTGGAGGGGCACGTCGAGGAGTTCGGCCGGACCCTCGGCGAGGAGCTGCTCGAACCCACCCGCATCTACGCGAAGGACTGCCTCGCGCTCGTGGCGGAGGCCGAGGTGCGCACGTTCGCGCACATCACCGGTGGCGGATTGCAGGCGAATCTCGAACGCGTCATGCCGCACGGCCTCGTCGCGCGGCTCGAACGGCACACCTGGACGCCCGACCCCGTGTTCGCCCTCATCGCGCAGCGCGGCAGGGTGGAGCGCGAGGAGATGGAGCGCACGTTCAACATGGGCGTCGGCATGGTGGTCGTCGTGTCGCCGGAGGACGTGGACAGGGCGCTGGCCGTGCTCACGGCCCGGCACGTGCCTGCCTGGGTGCTCGGCGAGGTGCGTCCCTCCGATGACCCCGAAGGCCCGCGCGTGACGCTCACCGGAGACCACCCGCGCTTTTAA
- the arfB gene encoding alternative ribosome rescue aminoacyl-tRNA hydrolase ArfB — MDANLHVNARLVIPEAELSERFSRASGPGGQGVNTTSSRVELSFDVARSPSVPDDLRNRLLARLSGRLAHGVLTVVASEHREQLANRRAARERLVAVLRQAAAPPPKKRRPTKPTKGSQERRLASKKRRGQIKRTRRSWDD; from the coding sequence ATGGACGCGAACCTGCACGTCAACGCTCGCCTGGTGATCCCAGAAGCCGAACTGTCGGAGCGTTTCTCCCGTGCGTCCGGCCCAGGCGGGCAGGGCGTCAACACGACGTCGTCGCGGGTGGAGTTGTCGTTCGACGTGGCGCGCTCGCCTTCGGTGCCCGACGATCTGCGCAATCGCTTGCTGGCGCGGTTGAGCGGCCGGTTGGCGCATGGCGTGCTCACCGTCGTGGCGAGTGAACACCGCGAGCAGCTCGCCAATCGGCGCGCGGCGCGAGAGCGGCTCGTTGCCGTGCTCCGGCAGGCCGCGGCACCACCTCCGAAGAAGCGCCGACCCACGAAGCCGACGAAGGGCTCGCAGGAACGCAGACTCGCGAGCAAGAAGCGCCGCGGCCAGATCAAGCGAACCCGCAGGTCCTGGGACGACTGA
- a CDS encoding response regulator, with amino-acid sequence MIRVLVVDDDFMVAKVHSGYVNRIPGFTVIGVAHSGAEALRMVREESPDLVLLDIYLPDIDGLTVLRELRADVATVDVDVIVITAANDVDTIRGSLRGGALHYLIKPFSYPALRETLDHVGSLHRKFARLSSRTAAAQHDVDDVFGTRRPGAAALPKGLTTQTAELVKAALIEHPEGLSATECAHATRLSRPSARRYLEHFVETGRAEVRLRYGNTGRPERQYHWRT; translated from the coding sequence GTGATCCGGGTGCTCGTGGTCGATGACGACTTCATGGTGGCGAAGGTGCACAGCGGGTACGTCAACCGCATACCGGGCTTCACCGTGATCGGCGTGGCGCATTCCGGCGCCGAGGCACTGCGCATGGTTCGCGAGGAGAGCCCGGACCTCGTGCTGCTCGACATCTACCTCCCCGACATCGACGGGCTCACCGTGCTGAGGGAACTCCGCGCCGACGTCGCGACCGTCGATGTGGACGTCATCGTCATCACGGCCGCGAACGACGTGGACACCATTCGCGGCTCACTGCGTGGCGGGGCGCTGCATTACCTCATCAAGCCCTTCTCGTACCCGGCGCTGCGCGAAACGCTCGACCACGTCGGCTCTCTGCATCGCAAGTTCGCTCGCCTCTCGTCGCGTACCGCCGCAGCGCAGCACGACGTTGACGACGTGTTCGGCACCCGGCGCCCCGGCGCGGCAGCACTGCCGAAGGGATTGACCACGCAGACGGCCGAACTGGTGAAGGCCGCGCTGATCGAGCATCCGGAGGGTCTCTCCGCAACGGAATGCGCGCACGCCACCAGGCTGTCGAGGCCGAGCGCGCGGCGGTACCTCGAACACTTCGTGGAGACGGGCCGCGCGGAAGTGCGGCTGCGCTACGGCAACACCGGCCGCCCCGAACGCCAATACCACTGGCGTACCTGA
- a CDS encoding sensor histidine kinase has protein sequence MGSKGSLARHFLGWHMSLVFALLGCVAVYSVIQSNHNFAEDEGRALLSVAENVAATPGVRVSLADPINRDPLPSFAESARSLSGADFVIITDPDRGVLTSPDPSQLRGKLPLGDSTVASGRSWVGEVDGSLVAHVPVIGRRGRLLGIVAAGKAMPGFFEGITNRPADALALLGIALVLGVTGSLLLAWLVKRQTLGLEPREITGLVEHRDALLHGIKEGVVGLDQQHRITLANDHARELLALPRDCVGTAVGDLDVGDRLRDVLTGRSDGVDQIVLRAGRVLVLNRMPVSRDGRRLGAVVTLRDRTELVTLREELAASSRATDTLRAQAHEFSNRLHTIAGLIELGEYDEVRNYVNLVNREHEAWHDTVSARIEDTAVAALLIAKASLAAEQGTGLRLTDGSHLRETDDRMSADLVTVVGNLVDNALDAVRGKPEAWVEVDIRDRADNVEVMVRDSGPGVAPEIAAEVFAHGFTTKAAEHGGQRGLGLALTRQACRRRGGHVESRNDGGAVFTAVLPYATAAEKVSP, from the coding sequence ATGGGCAGCAAGGGTTCCCTGGCCAGGCACTTTCTCGGGTGGCACATGTCGCTGGTCTTCGCGTTGCTCGGCTGTGTCGCCGTCTACTCCGTGATCCAGTCGAACCACAACTTCGCCGAGGACGAGGGCAGGGCGCTGCTGTCCGTCGCCGAGAACGTGGCCGCGACGCCCGGCGTGCGGGTCAGCCTCGCCGACCCGATCAACCGCGACCCTCTGCCCAGCTTCGCCGAGAGCGCACGCAGCCTCTCCGGAGCCGACTTCGTGATCATCACGGACCCCGATCGTGGCGTGCTGACGTCCCCTGACCCATCGCAGTTGCGGGGGAAGCTGCCGCTCGGAGACAGCACCGTGGCGAGCGGACGCTCGTGGGTGGGCGAGGTGGACGGCTCCCTCGTCGCGCATGTGCCCGTCATCGGCCGGCGCGGTCGCCTGCTCGGCATCGTCGCTGCGGGCAAGGCCATGCCCGGGTTCTTCGAGGGGATCACCAACCGGCCCGCCGACGCGCTCGCCCTGCTCGGCATCGCGCTGGTGCTGGGAGTGACAGGGTCGCTGCTGCTCGCGTGGCTGGTGAAGCGGCAGACCCTCGGCCTGGAACCCCGGGAGATCACCGGTCTCGTCGAGCATCGGGACGCGCTGCTGCACGGCATCAAGGAGGGCGTGGTCGGGCTCGATCAGCAACACCGCATCACCCTCGCCAACGACCATGCACGGGAACTGCTCGCGCTGCCCCGCGACTGCGTGGGCACCGCCGTCGGCGACCTCGATGTCGGCGACAGGTTGCGGGACGTGCTCACCGGGCGGTCCGACGGCGTCGATCAGATCGTGCTCAGGGCAGGCAGGGTGCTCGTGCTCAACCGCATGCCGGTGTCGAGAGACGGGCGCAGGCTCGGCGCCGTGGTGACCTTGCGCGACCGCACCGAACTCGTGACGCTGCGGGAAGAGCTGGCCGCGAGTTCCCGCGCCACAGACACGCTGCGCGCGCAAGCCCACGAGTTCTCCAACCGGCTTCACACGATCGCTGGGCTCATCGAACTCGGCGAGTACGACGAGGTGCGCAACTACGTGAACCTCGTCAACAGGGAACACGAGGCGTGGCACGACACGGTCAGCGCGCGCATCGAGGACACTGCCGTCGCGGCGCTGCTCATCGCCAAGGCCAGTCTGGCCGCCGAACAAGGCACCGGACTTCGCCTCACCGACGGCAGCCACCTGCGGGAGACCGACGACCGCATGTCGGCCGACCTGGTGACCGTGGTCGGCAACCTCGTTGACAACGCACTCGACGCCGTGCGTGGCAAGCCCGAAGCCTGGGTCGAGGTCGATATCCGGGACAGGGCCGACAACGTCGAGGTGATGGTGCGGGACTCGGGGCCGGGCGTCGCGCCGGAGATCGCCGCCGAGGTGTTCGCACACGGGTTCACCACGAAAGCCGCCGAACACGGAGGGCAGCGCGGCCTCGGTCTCGCGTTGACCAGACAGGCATGCCGCCGCAGAGGCGGGCACGTCGAGTCGCGCAACGACGGTGGCGCGGTGTTCACAGCGGTATTGCCGTATGCCACGGCAGCGGAGAAGGTGTCACCGTGA
- a CDS encoding Bug family tripartite tricarboxylate transporter substrate binding protein, which translates to MPKTWLAVLGAALLVLLVPPLVSSGGDEAGPRIRGLRVMVPNTPGGGYDITARTAVKVLEDNDLNGPTEVFNLPGAGGTVALGRLVGERGNGRLAMSMGLGVVGSVYTNSSPSTLQDTTPIAKLTEEPDIIVVGKDSPYKDIGDLLDAWKADPGGVPVGGGSSPGGPDHLAPMLTAKAIGLDPKKVNYVPFDGGGELMASVLGGKIAFGVSGIGETRDQIEAGELRALAVTGPERVQGIDAPTLLESGVDVSFTNWRGIVAPPGLSEGDRQKLIDLFTAMHGTEQWQEVLRVNGWSDAFSTGDEFARFLADENDRVASVLKELGLA; encoded by the coding sequence ATGCCGAAGACCTGGCTTGCGGTGCTCGGCGCGGCACTGCTCGTGCTGCTCGTCCCGCCGCTGGTGTCGTCGGGAGGTGACGAAGCAGGCCCGCGCATCCGGGGCCTGAGGGTGATGGTGCCCAACACGCCCGGCGGTGGATACGACATCACAGCCCGTACAGCGGTGAAGGTGCTGGAGGACAACGACCTCAACGGTCCGACCGAGGTGTTCAACCTGCCGGGAGCTGGTGGCACCGTCGCGCTCGGCAGGCTCGTCGGCGAACGCGGCAACGGCAGGCTCGCCATGTCGATGGGCCTGGGCGTCGTCGGCTCCGTGTACACGAACTCGTCGCCATCGACGCTGCAGGACACGACGCCCATCGCGAAGCTGACCGAGGAACCCGACATCATCGTCGTCGGCAAGGACTCGCCCTACAAGGACATCGGCGACCTGCTGGACGCGTGGAAGGCCGACCCAGGTGGCGTGCCCGTCGGCGGAGGCTCCTCTCCAGGCGGGCCGGACCACCTCGCGCCGATGCTGACGGCGAAGGCCATCGGCCTCGACCCCAAGAAGGTCAACTACGTCCCGTTCGACGGCGGCGGCGAGCTGATGGCCTCCGTGCTCGGCGGCAAGATCGCATTCGGCGTCTCCGGCATCGGGGAGACGCGCGACCAGATCGAGGCAGGTGAGCTGCGCGCGCTGGCGGTCACCGGCCCGGAGCGAGTGCAGGGCATCGACGCCCCCACGCTGCTGGAGTCCGGTGTGGACGTCAGCTTCACCAACTGGCGCGGGATCGTCGCGCCACCCGGGCTTTCCGAAGGCGACCGGCAGAAGTTGATCGACCTGTTCACCGCGATGCACGGCACCGAGCAATGGCAGGAGGTGCTGCGCGTCAACGGCTGGAGCGACGCGTTCTCCACCGGCGACGAGTTCGCCCGGTTCCTCGCCGACGAGAACGACCGCGTCGCCTCGGTGCTGAAGGAGTTGGGGCTGGCATGA
- a CDS encoding tripartite tricarboxylate transporter TctB family protein, whose amino-acid sequence MSTPTVNTGNTGNTGNTADGEGGQESRDAWWRGRGELGLCAFLFALGVLVITDALSLPADFAQRGPLGPKAVPVVVGSLLMLVSLLLARDVLRGGRGESEGGEDIDLSTPADGRTVLMLSAAFLAGAVLIGVVGFPVASALMFWGSVYALGSRDTVRDPLIAAVLSVVTWVVFNELLGVSLPGGPLMEVL is encoded by the coding sequence ATGAGCACACCCACCGTGAACACCGGGAACACCGGGAACACCGGGAACACCGCCGATGGTGAGGGCGGGCAGGAATCCCGCGATGCCTGGTGGCGCGGGCGAGGCGAGTTGGGGTTGTGCGCGTTCCTGTTCGCGCTCGGTGTCCTGGTCATCACCGACGCTCTGAGCCTGCCGGCCGACTTCGCGCAGCGAGGCCCATTGGGGCCCAAGGCCGTGCCCGTTGTCGTCGGCTCGCTGCTGATGCTCGTTTCGCTGCTGCTCGCCAGGGACGTTCTTCGTGGAGGGCGCGGGGAGTCGGAGGGCGGCGAGGACATCGATCTCTCGACGCCGGCTGACGGCAGGACCGTGCTGATGCTGTCGGCCGCGTTCCTGGCAGGCGCCGTGCTGATCGGCGTCGTCGGGTTTCCCGTGGCCTCCGCGCTGATGTTCTGGGGGTCCGTGTACGCGCTCGGCAGCCGCGACACGGTGCGTGATCCGCTCATCGCGGCGGTGCTGTCGGTGGTGACGTGGGTCGTCTTCAACGAGTTGCTGGGCGTTTCCCTTCCGGGTGGCCCGCTGATGGAGGTGCTGTAG
- a CDS encoding tripartite tricarboxylate transporter permease, translating into MDIAASFANLLDGFGTALTPINLLFAAIGVVLGTAIGVLPGIGPAMAVALLLPVTYGLDPTAAFIMFAGIYYGGMFGGSTTSILLNTPGESASVVTAIEGYPLAKRGRAPQALAAAAIGNFVGGLIGTIALVLLAPLVASLAVGIGAPDYFAVMVLAFVAVTSVLGSSRVRGFASLLIGLTIGLIGLDQMTGQARLTFGSLHLSDGVDVVIVAVGLFAVGEALWVAAHLRHTPERPLPAGRPWLGREDLRRTWKPWLRGPVIGFPFGAIPAGGAEIPTFLSYVTERRLSKRKGEFGNGAIEGVAGPESTASASAAGTLTTMLTLGLPTTAVTAVMLAAFQQYGIQPGPLLFDHEAGLVWALVASLFVGLVLLLVINLPMAPLWAKLLRIPRPYLYAGILFFASVGAYSVGGQMVDLLLLFAVGLIGFVMRRFGLPVLPAIIGVILGPAAELQMRRALQISNGDLVGLVNSPMAVTVYVVVVLILLWPALRRLLPRGHNRERTTAA; encoded by the coding sequence ATGGACATCGCAGCGTCGTTCGCGAACCTGCTCGACGGCTTCGGCACCGCGCTCACGCCGATCAACCTGCTGTTCGCCGCCATCGGTGTCGTGCTCGGTACCGCCATCGGCGTGCTGCCGGGCATCGGGCCCGCGATGGCGGTGGCCCTGCTGCTTCCCGTGACCTACGGGCTCGACCCCACGGCGGCGTTCATCATGTTCGCCGGCATCTACTACGGCGGCATGTTTGGAGGGTCAACGACGTCGATCCTGCTGAACACGCCTGGTGAGAGCGCTTCGGTGGTGACCGCGATCGAGGGTTATCCGCTGGCGAAACGCGGTCGGGCACCTCAGGCGCTCGCCGCGGCGGCGATCGGCAACTTCGTCGGCGGGCTGATCGGCACGATCGCGCTGGTGTTGCTGGCGCCCCTGGTCGCGTCGCTGGCCGTGGGCATCGGAGCTCCCGACTACTTCGCGGTGATGGTGCTGGCTTTCGTCGCCGTCACCTCGGTGCTCGGCAGTTCGAGGGTCCGGGGCTTCGCGTCGTTGCTGATCGGCCTGACGATCGGGCTCATCGGCCTCGATCAGATGACCGGCCAGGCACGGTTGACGTTCGGCTCGCTGCACCTTTCCGACGGCGTCGATGTGGTGATCGTGGCTGTAGGGCTCTTCGCCGTCGGCGAGGCACTCTGGGTGGCCGCACACCTGCGGCACACGCCTGAGAGGCCGCTGCCTGCCGGAAGGCCGTGGCTCGGGAGGGAGGACCTGCGGCGAACCTGGAAGCCGTGGCTTCGCGGGCCGGTGATCGGGTTTCCTTTCGGGGCGATCCCGGCAGGCGGTGCGGAGATCCCGACATTCCTCTCGTACGTCACCGAGCGGCGCCTCTCGAAGCGCAAGGGCGAGTTCGGGAACGGCGCCATCGAAGGGGTGGCCGGCCCGGAGTCCACCGCGAGCGCGTCGGCCGCGGGCACGCTGACCACCATGCTCACACTCGGACTGCCGACCACGGCCGTCACCGCTGTGATGCTGGCCGCGTTCCAGCAGTACGGCATCCAGCCGGGCCCCCTGCTGTTCGACCATGAGGCAGGGCTGGTGTGGGCGCTGGTGGCGAGCCTGTTTGTGGGGCTCGTTCTGCTACTCGTGATCAACCTGCCGATGGCGCCGCTGTGGGCGAAGCTCCTCCGCATTCCCCGGCCGTACCTGTACGCGGGCATCCTGTTTTTCGCCTCCGTGGGTGCGTATTCCGTCGGAGGGCAGATGGTGGACCTGCTGCTGCTCTTCGCCGTCGGTCTGATCGGCTTCGTGATGAGGCGATTCGGACTCCCGGTGTTGCCTGCGATCATCGGGGTGATCCTCGGGCCCGCCGCGGAGTTGCAGATGCGCAGGGCGCTCCAGATCAGCAACGGTGATCTCGTCGGGCTCGTCAACTCGCCCATGGCGGTGACGGTCTACGTGGTCGTCGTGCTGATCCTGCTCTGGCCCGCGCTGCGGCGGTTGCTGCCGCGTGGGCACAACAGAGAGCGAACGACGGCGGCCTGA